One window from the genome of Phoenix dactylifera cultivar Barhee BC4 unplaced genomic scaffold, palm_55x_up_171113_PBpolish2nd_filt_p 001892F, whole genome shotgun sequence encodes:
- the LOC120109187 gene encoding putative adenylate cyclase regulatory protein — protein MDCEKIRFLALYIHDSLGNLDAPISTSMLERVYISDCRQLTSIAGLHHLHSLKNLKIYNCPQLRLLSEGLPSNLQHLHIEECQQLTSLSGMQNLTCPKKLIIQNCRQLQLFSDLLPSNLEDVHIEECRWLTLLPGFQNLTSHGALIIRNCPQLRLLSEEELPSNLQDLHVEECQQLTSLSGMQNFIFLERLTIRNCPQLRVLSKEGLPSNLQDLHIEVCQQLTSLSGMQNLTSLRTLTIKNCPQLRLLSEEGLPSNLQYLLIKKCQQLTLLPGMQNLSSLRALTIKNYPQLRLLSEEGLPSNLQYLLIKKCQQLTLLSGVQNLTSLRALTIRNCPQLRLLSEEGLPSNLQDLHIEECQQLTSLPRMQNLTSPRSLIIKNCPKLQIMLEDQLSSMPDEVKIVDCPGLSNWCQIQRINCIQIASGNKLTISNTWEKIIRGFDDLTSVEHLCFSNSWEPFQQRDSIPIIEELTIWGCTDISPPLLWYPPMLASIRSLVIKDCLGVRLLRDELLPSMLKSLVVDSCENLRCLQLVQQNRDVFEELQIVNCPKIAMVQGLNHPFFPKFLTIEQCPQLLLSQDDWRPFIHPRVQIAGVLETKFYPPHSEEIENKETIDDGTQEKQVSDWVKTEHANSIVSSIFDAADDCNMGQFLQLELPSGFYSQHPVHNNAEPLHADNSVASPISDDAIDCNMGQFLQLGFPSGCSSQSPIHNNAEPSN, from the exons ATGGATTGTGAAAAAATAAGATTTCTTGCTCTATACATTCATGACTCTCTTGGAAATCTGGACGCACCCATATCAACATCCATGCTTGAGAGGGTGTACATTTCTGATTGTCGGCAACTCACATCCATAGCAGGGTTGCATCATCTCCACTCGCTTAAAAATCTGAAGATATACAATTGTCCTCAACTCCGGCTCTTATCAGAGGGACTGCCATCCAATCTTCAACATCTGCACATTGAGGAGTGCCAACAATTGACATCACTGTCGGGGATGCAAAACCTTACTTGTCCTAAAAAATTAATCATACAAAATTGCCGTCAACTCCAGCTCTTTTCAGATCTACTACCATCCAATCTTGAAGATGTGCATATTGAGGAGTGCCGGTGGTTGACATTACTTCCAGGGTTCCAAAACCTTACTTCTCATGGGGCATTAATTATAAGAAATTGTCCTCAACTCCGGCTCTTATCAGAGGAAGAACTGCCATCCAATCTTCAAGATCTGCATGTTGAGGAGTGCCAGCAGTTGACATCACTGTCAGGGATgcaaaactttatttttctcgAAAGATTAACTATAAGAAATTGTCCTCAACTTCGGGTCTTATCAAAGGAAGGATTGCCATCCAATCTTCAAGATTTGCATATTGAGGTGTGCCAACAGTTGACATCACTGTCGGGGATGCAAAACCTTACTTCTCTTAGGACATTAACTATAAAAAATTGTCCTCAACTTCGGCTCTTATCAGAGGAAGGACTGCCGTCCAATCTtcaatatttgcttattaagaagtgCCAGCAGTTGACATTACTGCCGGGGATGCAAAATCTTAGTTCTCTTAGGGCATTAACTATAAAAAATTATCCTCAACTCCGGCTCTTATCAGAGGAAGGACTGCCATCCAATCTTCAATATCTGCTTATTAAGAAGTGCCAGCAGTTGACATTACTGTCAGGGGTGCAAAATCTTACTTCTCTTAGGGCATTAACTATAAGAAATTGTCCTCAACTTCGGCTCTTATCAGAGGAAGGACTGCCATCCAATCTTCAAGATCTGCATATTGAGGAGTGCCAGCAGTTAACATCACTGCCGAGGATGCAAAACCTTACTTCTCCCAGAAGTTTAATTATCAAAAATTGTCCTAAACTTCAAATCATGTTAGAAGATCAGCTCTCATCTATGCCTGATGAAGTGAAAATTGTTGATTGCCCTGGATTGAGTAATTGGTGCCAAATACAAAGAATCAACTGCATTCAG ATCGCTTCAGGCAACAAGCTGACTATATCGAACACATGGGAGAAGATAATCCGTGGGTTTGATGATTTGACATCCGTTGAGCATCTTTGTTTCAGTAATTCTTGGGAACCCTTTCAGCAAAGAGACTCCATACCGATAATTGAAGAGCTGACCATATGGGGTTGCACGGACATCTCACCACCATTACTATGGTACCCGCCCATGCTCGCATCTATTCGAAGCTTGGTCATAAAGGACTGTCTCGGAGTCCGACTCTTACGAGATGAACTGCTCCCATCCATGCTCAAGTCCTTGGTAGTTGACAGTTGTGAAAACCTAAGGTGTTTGCAGTTGGTACAGCAGAATCGAGATGTATTTGAGGAGCTGCAGATTGTGAATTGCCCTAAGATCGCAATGGTGCAAGGGCTGAATCACCCTTTCTTCCCAAAATTCTTAACAATAGAACAATGTCCTCAACTTCTGCTTTCCCAAGATGATTGGCGGCCATTTATTCATCCACGTGTCCAAATTGCAGGAGTGTTGGAGACAAAATTCTATCCTCCACATTCAG AGGAAATAGAGAACAAAGAAACAATTGATGATGGAACCCAGGAGAAACAAGTGTCGGATTGGGTGAAGACTGAGCATGCTAACAGTATTGTATCTTCAATATTTGATGCAGCAGATGATTGCAACATGGGTCAATTTCTACAGCTCGAGCTTCCTTCTGGTTTTTACTCGCAGCACCCGGTGCATAACAATGCAGAACCATTG CATGCAGACAATAGTGTTGCATCTCCAATATCTGATGACGCAATTGATTGCAACATGGGTCAATTCCTACAGCTTGGGTTCCCTTCTGGTTGTAGCTCGCAGTCCCCGATACATAACAATGCAGAACCATCG AATTGA